TCACCGTCGCGGTATTCGCGCTCCTCCGCGGTCTCGGCCCGGGCCGGCCGGCCACGCCCGCTACGGGACGCCCCGGTACCCGACGCCCCGTGGTCACGTTCGGTCTGTTGGCTGCCCTCCTCGCCGGATTCGGCCTCGGGCGGGTGGTCGCTCTGCCGGCCGCCGCCGCGATCCCGTGGGTCCTCTGCGCCCTCCTGGCGCTGGTCGGGTTCGGCCTCGTCCTGACGGCGAAGGGTCTGGAGCGGGTCTGGGTCCCGATCGTCGCGGCGAGCGTGGGCGCGGTCACGGCCGCGGTCCTTGCGACCGCGTTCGCCCGGATCCCGCTGTCCGCAGCCCTGGCGACCGGGCTCGGTTTCGGGTTCTACTCGCTGGCCGGGCCCCTCGTCGCGGCGCGGCTGGGGGCGGTCCTCGGCCTCATCGCGTTCCTGACGAACTTCCTGCGGGAGGACCTCACGATGCTCCTCG
The Thermoplasmata archaeon genome window above contains:
- a CDS encoding lysine exporter LysO family protein, which translates into the protein MAFDLYLYVALAAGFAVGRFVRLKGPWVPRATLATVALLVALLGASLDSVPPVALLSAIPVALALVGGILAITVAVFALLRGLGPGRPATPATGRPGTRRPVVTFGLLAALLAGFGLGRVVALPAAAAIPWVLCALLALVGFGLVLTAKGLERVWVPIVAASVGAVTAAVLATAFARIPLSAALATGLGFGFYSLAGPLVAARLGAVLGLIAFLTNFLREDLTMLLAPYLGRRLGGAGLTAMGGATAMDTTLYFVTRYGDPDSASLALASGLVLTIAASLLVPAVLSLPA